The Engystomops pustulosus chromosome 4, aEngPut4.maternal, whole genome shotgun sequence genome contains a region encoding:
- the LOC140128618 gene encoding olfactory receptor 11A1-like has protein sequence MEVGPGREVQGALGVESRKEPGRGIIRSNRCRKGLHEPGVIFAKSEVIYDVSVITTFVKHDLAMSAVVGRRKEILQMNHSIVTSFFLLGFQDLHHFKIPFFTFLLVIYMFTICGNLLIILLILRSHLIHSPMYFFLCHLSLCDLLFTTNIMPNMLQVILREGSRISFIGCFTQFYIFGSCTGFECYLLTVMSFDRYLAICNPLRYISIMVTSRCWHLVIYSWMLGFLLVLITLILLCRLEFCDLDIIDHFYCDLAPIMELSCSDTFDVEMETLVLTNFIVPLPFMFVLATYGCIFYTILGISSRTGRQKTFSTCSSHLAVVCSYYGSLISIYLSPSGGHRLNLNKILSLLYTVVTPMFNPIIYSLRNQEIRKAFISVFKLNCEVVSDCLLE, from the exons ATGGAAGTGGGCCCCGGCCGTGAGGTCCAGGGAGCTCTTGGAGTGGAAAGTAGAAAAGAACCGGGAAGGGGGATTATCCGCTCTAACCGCTGCCGAAAAGGGCTCCACGAGCCTGGTGTGATTTTTGCAAA ATCAGAAGTAatttacgacgtttcggtcatcacgacctttgtcaagcatgatctggcaATGTCTGCAGTAGTGGGTAGGAGAAAG GAAATTCTCCAAATGAACCATTCCATAGTCACAAGTTTTTTCCTTCTGGGCTTCCAGGATCTTCATCACTTCAAGATACCTTTCTTCACTTTCCTTCTGGTCATTTATATGTTCACTATATGTGGAAACCTTCTTATCATCTTGTTAATATTGAGAAGTCACCTCATCCACTCACCAATGTATTTCTTCCTATGTCACTTGTCACTATGTGACCTGTTGTTTACCACTAATATCATGCCcaacatgcttcaggtcatcctaaGAGAAGGAAGCCGAATATCTTTCATCGGCTGCTTTACCCAGTTTTACATATTTGGATCTTGTACTGGTTTTGAGTGTTATTTGCTTACTGTCATGTCTTTTGATCGGTACTTGGCCATTTGCAACCCTTTGAGATATATCTCGATAATGGTGACCAGCCGCTGTTGGCACCTAGTTATCTACTCATGGATGCTTGGCTTCCTCTTGGTACTTATAACTCTAATACTTCTATGCAGGTTAGAATTCTGTGACTTGGACATCATTGACCATTTCTACTGTGACTTGGCCCCAATTATGGAACTCTCATGTTCTGATACTTTTGATGTTGAAATGGAAACATTAGTTCTAACAAATTTCATTGTCCCGCTACCTTTTATGTTTGTCCTAGCTACATATGGTTGCATATTCTACACCATCCTTGGCATATCATCCCGCACAGGTAGACAGAAGACCTTCTCCACTTGCAGCTCCCACTTGGCTGTAGTTTGCTCTTACTATGGGTCCCTCATCAGTATCTACCTTAGTCCTAGTGGTGGACATAGACTCAATCTCAACAAGATCCTGTCTCTGCTTTATACAGTGGTTACTCCCATGTTCAACCCCATTATCTATAGCCTGAGGAACCAAGAAATCAGAAAAGCTTTCATTTCAGTTTTTAAGTTAAATTGTGAAGTAGTATCTGACTGCCTCCTTGAATAA